One segment of Streptomyces roseifaciens DNA contains the following:
- a CDS encoding acyl-CoA thioesterase has product MARHLYSCPLRWSDMDAFGHVNNAVFIRYLEEARIDFMFRLAPGEGSTSFQGGSVVARHEIDYLRPLVHRHAPVTVETWVTRLGAASLTVAYEVKDEEHVYVRASTVVVPFDFEAGRPRRITAEERMFLEEFRDAEEAGGGRGDGSPKEAVAV; this is encoded by the coding sequence GTGGCGCGTCACCTCTACTCCTGCCCCCTGCGCTGGTCGGACATGGACGCCTTCGGCCATGTGAACAACGCGGTCTTCATCCGTTACCTCGAAGAGGCGCGGATCGACTTCATGTTCCGCCTGGCGCCGGGGGAGGGGAGCACGTCGTTCCAGGGCGGGTCCGTCGTGGCCCGGCACGAGATCGACTACCTGCGCCCCCTGGTGCACCGGCATGCGCCGGTGACCGTGGAGACCTGGGTGACGCGGCTCGGCGCCGCGTCCCTGACCGTCGCCTACGAGGTCAAGGACGAGGAGCACGTCTACGTCCGCGCCAGCACCGTCGTCGTCCCCTTCGACTTCGAGGCGGGCCGCCCCCGGCGGATCACCGCCGAGGAGCGGATGTTCCTGGAGGAGTTCCGGGACGCGGAGGAGGCCGGCGGCGGGCGCGGCGACGGGTCCCCCAAGGAGGCCGTCGCCGTATGA
- a CDS encoding globin, with protein sequence MIEIPRGTLQEQTFYEQVGGEETFRRLVRRFYEGVAGDPLLRPMYPEEDLGPAEERLVLFLMQYWGGPRTYSENRGHPRLRMRHAPFTVDRAAHDAWLRHMRDAVDELQLAPELEQQLWNYLTYAAASMVNTEG encoded by the coding sequence GTGATTGAGATTCCGCGCGGCACGCTTCAGGAGCAGACCTTCTACGAGCAGGTCGGCGGCGAGGAGACCTTCCGGCGCCTGGTCCGCCGCTTCTACGAGGGCGTGGCGGGCGACCCCCTGCTGCGGCCGATGTACCCCGAGGAGGACCTCGGCCCGGCCGAGGAGCGCCTGGTGCTCTTCCTCATGCAGTACTGGGGCGGGCCGCGGACGTACAGCGAGAACCGGGGCCACCCGCGGCTGCGGATGCGCCACGCACCCTTCACCGTCGACCGGGCCGCGCACGACGCGTGGCTGCGGCACATGCGCGACGCGGTGGACGAACTGCAGCTCGCTCCGGAGCTGGAGCAGCAGCTGTGGAACTACCTCACGTACGCGGCGGCGTCGATGGTGAACACCGAGGGCTGA
- a CDS encoding methyltransferase domain-containing protein — MGATHLKRDMELSSALRTELVERLRAAGELTDPRWRRAFAEVPRELFVPVYYAGAVAGRRRLSGGDPDPLGHENWLVGAYADEPLATRVRDGELISSSSQPSLMAMMLSALNVQDGHRVLEIGTGTGYNAALLAHRLGDGNVTTVDLDPEITAAARDHLTEAGFHPEVVTGDGALGCPWRAPFDRILATCALSRVPPAWIAQTRPDGLILAPLATGLIALRVADATHAEGRFLRTPAYFVPLRGGAAAPVPRIRGLPCRLLQSERFRFLLTLTAGALDPADAHAVWRAEGRPGRERFGVSVAGDAQWAWLDHPEGPCRWPLGGTRRP, encoded by the coding sequence ATGGGCGCTACCCATCTCAAGCGCGACATGGAGCTGTCCTCGGCGCTGCGGACAGAGCTGGTCGAGAGGCTGCGGGCGGCCGGGGAGCTGACCGACCCCCGGTGGCGGCGCGCCTTCGCCGAGGTGCCCCGGGAGCTGTTCGTCCCCGTCTACTACGCCGGTGCCGTCGCCGGCCGCCGGCGCCTCTCCGGCGGCGACCCCGACCCCCTGGGCCACGAGAACTGGCTGGTCGGCGCCTACGCGGACGAGCCGCTCGCCACCCGCGTCCGGGACGGCGAGCTGATCTCCTCCAGCAGCCAGCCCTCCCTGATGGCCATGATGCTCTCCGCCCTGAACGTCCAGGACGGCCACCGCGTACTCGAGATCGGCACGGGCACCGGCTACAACGCGGCCCTGCTCGCCCACCGCCTCGGCGACGGCAACGTCACCACCGTCGACCTCGACCCGGAGATCACCGCCGCCGCCCGCGACCACCTCACCGAGGCCGGCTTCCACCCGGAGGTCGTCACGGGGGACGGCGCGCTCGGCTGCCCGTGGCGCGCCCCGTTCGACCGGATCCTGGCCACCTGCGCCCTCTCCCGGGTGCCGCCCGCCTGGATCGCGCAGACGCGACCGGACGGCCTGATCCTCGCCCCGCTCGCCACCGGCCTGATCGCGTTGCGGGTCGCGGACGCCACGCACGCCGAGGGAAGGTTCCTGCGCACCCCCGCCTACTTCGTCCCGCTGCGCGGCGGTGCGGCCGCGCCGGTGCCCCGGATCCGGGGCCTGCCCTGCCGGCTGCTGCAGAGCGAGCGCTTCCGCTTCCTGCTGACGCTGACCGCCGGTGCGCTGGACCCGGCGGACGCCCACGCCGTCTGGCGCGCCGAGGGCCGCCCGGGGCGCGAGCGCTTCGGCGTCTCGGTCGCGGGCGACGCCCAGTGGGCGTGGCTGGATCACCCCGAGGGCCCGTGCAGGTGGCCGCTGGGCGGTACGCGCCGGCCCTGA
- a CDS encoding FHA domain-containing protein — MPTCPNGHQSTAEDWCEVCGHRMSGTPDRPGPAGATGAVPPPPPAPPTGAPLPPPSGPQGAPGYGFGGHTGDTTVQAELCPHCRTPREAQAPFCEECRYNFLTRTGASFGPPPPLSPQGLQSAPPPPPQHTQPPQSYEYYGSRPSRINRPAEPLTPETHTSSPYAEPVYADEAGGDWMLPPPSTTTAPPASPYGYEHAATGGVPGQQGQQGAPQQHAPAGWTAVVAPDREYFMAMMNRSGPEAAGLNLPAYSPELQLPLNGPQVTVGRRRHSTGESPDIDLSRPPEDPGVSHQHAMFVQQPDGSWAVVDQDSTNGTTINGSETPIQPYVPVPLQDGDRVHVGAWTTITLHRG, encoded by the coding sequence ATGCCGACCTGCCCGAACGGCCACCAGTCGACGGCCGAGGACTGGTGCGAGGTGTGCGGCCACCGCATGTCGGGGACGCCCGACCGGCCCGGCCCCGCCGGAGCCACGGGTGCCGTCCCGCCGCCTCCCCCCGCTCCGCCCACCGGCGCGCCCCTGCCGCCCCCGAGCGGCCCGCAGGGCGCGCCCGGCTACGGCTTCGGCGGGCACACCGGGGACACGACCGTCCAGGCGGAGCTGTGCCCGCACTGCCGTACGCCCCGCGAGGCGCAGGCACCCTTCTGCGAGGAGTGCCGGTACAACTTCCTGACCCGGACGGGGGCTTCGTTCGGCCCGCCGCCTCCGCTGTCCCCGCAGGGGCTGCAGTCGGCCCCGCCGCCCCCGCCGCAGCACACCCAGCCGCCGCAGTCCTACGAGTACTACGGCTCGCGCCCGTCGCGGATCAACCGCCCGGCCGAGCCGCTCACTCCGGAGACGCACACGTCCTCGCCGTATGCCGAGCCGGTCTACGCGGACGAGGCCGGCGGCGACTGGATGCTGCCCCCGCCGAGCACGACCACGGCGCCGCCCGCCTCGCCCTACGGGTACGAGCACGCGGCGACGGGCGGGGTGCCGGGGCAGCAGGGGCAGCAAGGAGCGCCCCAGCAGCACGCGCCGGCCGGGTGGACGGCCGTCGTGGCGCCCGACCGCGAGTACTTCATGGCGATGATGAACCGCAGCGGCCCCGAGGCCGCCGGGCTCAACCTCCCGGCGTACTCCCCCGAGCTGCAACTGCCGCTGAACGGGCCCCAGGTCACGGTCGGGCGGCGGCGCCACAGCACCGGCGAGTCGCCGGACATCGACCTGTCGCGCCCGCCGGAGGACCCCGGCGTCTCGCACCAGCACGCGATGTTCGTGCAGCAGCCCGACGGCAGCTGGGCCGTGGTCGACCAGGACTCCACCAACGGCACCACCATCAACGGCTCGGAGACGCCGATCCAGCCCTACGTGCCCGTGCCGCTGCAGGACGGCGACCGGGTGCACGTGGGGGCGTGGACGACGATCACTCTGCACCGGGGCTGA
- a CDS encoding vWA domain-containing protein: MANFSKPSEHRFTVEVYQNAHLPEGGREVNAIVTVTATGGGTMAEAPLASRTPLVPHQSPASYGQRAAGPDAAVVVMVDCSGSMDYPPTKMRNARAATAAAIDTLRDGVAFAVVAGTHQAKEAYPGGGRLALADATTRQQAKDALRRLTPGGGTAIGTWLRLADRLLESSEAPIRHGILLTDGRNEHEEPDALRASLKVCAGRFTCDARGVGTDWEVKEVTGIASALLGTADIVADPAGLSADFTRMMESAMGKEVADVALRLWTPQGAEVQFLKQVAPSLETLTERRVDAGPRIGDYPTGSWGDESRDYHLCVRVPAAAVGEEMLAARVSLVLPAPAGSSPQVLAQGLVRAVWTDDLAASTSLNPQVAHYTGQAELARVIQQGLDLRRSGDIDGATAKLGRAVQLANRSGNEDTAKLLAKVVDVVDAATGTVRLKAKVTAEAQMTLETRSTKTVRVKK; encoded by the coding sequence ATGGCCAATTTCTCCAAGCCGAGCGAGCACCGGTTCACGGTCGAGGTGTACCAGAACGCCCATCTGCCGGAAGGCGGGCGCGAGGTCAACGCGATCGTCACGGTCACCGCCACGGGCGGAGGGACCATGGCGGAGGCGCCGCTCGCCTCCCGGACTCCCCTGGTGCCCCATCAGTCCCCGGCGTCCTACGGGCAGCGGGCCGCAGGCCCCGACGCGGCCGTGGTCGTCATGGTCGACTGCTCCGGCTCGATGGACTACCCGCCGACCAAGATGCGCAACGCCCGCGCCGCCACGGCGGCCGCCATCGACACCCTGCGCGACGGCGTGGCCTTCGCCGTCGTGGCCGGCACCCACCAGGCGAAGGAGGCCTACCCCGGCGGCGGGCGGCTCGCGCTGGCCGACGCCACCACCCGGCAGCAGGCCAAGGACGCCCTGCGCAGGCTCACCCCGGGCGGCGGCACCGCCATCGGCACCTGGCTGCGCCTGGCCGACCGGCTGCTGGAGTCGTCCGAGGCGCCGATACGGCACGGCATCCTGCTCACCGACGGCCGCAACGAGCACGAGGAGCCCGACGCCCTGCGCGCCTCGCTGAAGGTCTGTGCGGGCCGGTTCACCTGTGACGCACGCGGGGTGGGCACCGACTGGGAGGTCAAGGAGGTCACCGGCATCGCCTCGGCGCTGCTGGGCACGGCCGACATCGTCGCCGACCCTGCCGGGCTGTCCGCCGACTTCACGCGGATGATGGAGAGCGCCATGGGCAAGGAGGTCGCGGACGTGGCCCTGCGCCTGTGGACGCCGCAGGGCGCCGAGGTGCAGTTCCTCAAGCAGGTCGCACCGTCCCTGGAGACGCTGACCGAGCGGCGCGTGGACGCCGGCCCGCGCATCGGCGACTACCCCACCGGCTCCTGGGGCGACGAGTCCCGCGACTACCACCTGTGCGTGCGGGTGCCCGCCGCCGCGGTGGGCGAGGAGATGCTCGCCGCCCGCGTCTCGCTGGTGCTGCCCGCTCCCGCGGGCTCCTCGCCGCAGGTCCTGGCGCAAGGGCTCGTACGGGCGGTCTGGACGGACGACCTCGCCGCGTCCACCTCCCTCAACCCCCAGGTCGCGCACTACACCGGCCAGGCCGAGCTGGCCCGGGTCATCCAGCAGGGCCTGGACCTGCGCCGGTCGGGCGACATCGACGGGGCGACGGCCAAGCTCGGCCGCGCCGTCCAGCTGGCGAACCGCTCCGGCAACGAGGACACCGCGAAACTCCTCGCCAAGGTGGTGGACGTGGTGGACGCCGCGACGGGTACTGTGCGGCTGAAGGCGAAGGTCACGGCGGAGGCCCAGATGACCCTCGAAACGCGCTCGACGAAAACCGTACGGGTGAAGAAGTAG
- a CDS encoding PP2C family protein-serine/threonine phosphatase, with translation MSQVPRPSQLTACPACREPLDPADNFCGGCGADLSAVPPVLPDDGDAPSDYRLALPDPGARAAVRAPLVPPAPSDDGPPQPARPPGSDASAAPGAPDPRTGAVLGGVPAQAAHEVSGAPPEEGAAHPAPEGTGRICGSCRSGMIDKDGYCEHCGHAQPRERDHMEHQLPGVAAVSDRGLRHHRNEDAYAVSAIALADGAPATVAVVSDGVSSATRPDEASAAACAAAREVLVAALPEGGDPRQATHDAIMRAAEAVNSLAAPARGPLQHDPHRHENAPACTIVTAVVTGDLLTVGWVGDSRAYWVPEDRSTQPARLTEDDSWAAQMVAAGLLTEAEAYADERAHAITGWLGADAYEVEPHTASFHPDRKGVVIVCTDGLWNYAESAELMAEVTPPDARTRPLECARQLLAHALDGGGHDNVTVAVLPFPLSPEGAGSA, from the coding sequence ATGTCGCAAGTGCCGCGCCCCTCACAACTGACGGCGTGCCCCGCCTGCAGGGAACCGCTGGACCCGGCCGACAATTTCTGCGGCGGCTGCGGCGCCGACCTGTCGGCGGTGCCTCCGGTCCTCCCCGACGACGGCGACGCCCCGTCCGACTACCGGCTCGCGCTGCCCGACCCCGGCGCCCGGGCGGCCGTACGGGCTCCCCTCGTGCCTCCTGCGCCCTCGGACGACGGCCCGCCACAGCCCGCGCGGCCACCGGGAAGTGACGCCTCGGCGGCCCCCGGCGCGCCCGACCCCCGCACCGGGGCCGTGCTGGGCGGGGTCCCGGCGCAGGCGGCGCACGAGGTCTCCGGGGCGCCGCCCGAGGAGGGCGCCGCCCACCCGGCTCCCGAGGGCACCGGGCGGATCTGCGGGTCGTGCCGATCCGGCATGATCGACAAGGACGGGTACTGCGAACACTGCGGGCATGCACAGCCGCGCGAACGGGATCACATGGAGCACCAGTTGCCAGGCGTCGCAGCGGTCAGCGACCGCGGACTGCGCCACCACCGGAACGAGGACGCGTACGCCGTGTCCGCCATCGCCCTCGCCGACGGGGCCCCGGCCACCGTCGCCGTCGTCAGTGACGGCGTGTCGTCCGCGACCCGCCCCGACGAGGCGTCGGCCGCGGCGTGCGCGGCCGCACGGGAGGTGCTGGTCGCGGCCCTGCCGGAGGGAGGGGATCCGCGGCAGGCCACCCATGACGCGATCATGCGGGCGGCCGAGGCGGTCAACTCGCTGGCCGCGCCGGCACGCGGGCCGCTGCAGCACGACCCGCACCGCCACGAGAACGCCCCCGCCTGCACGATCGTGACGGCCGTCGTCACGGGCGACCTGCTCACGGTCGGCTGGGTCGGCGACAGTCGGGCCTACTGGGTGCCGGAGGACCGTTCCACCCAGCCCGCCCGGCTCACCGAGGACGACTCCTGGGCCGCTCAGATGGTCGCCGCGGGTCTGCTGACGGAGGCCGAGGCGTACGCCGACGAGCGGGCCCACGCCATCACCGGCTGGCTGGGCGCGGACGCCTACGAGGTCGAGCCGCACACCGCGTCCTTCCACCCCGACCGCAAGGGCGTGGTCATCGTCTGCACGGACGGGCTGTGGAACTACGCCGAGTCCGCCGAGCTGATGGCCGAGGTCACCCCGCCGGACGCCAGGACGCGGCCGCTGGAGTGCGCCCGGCAACTGCTGGCCCACGCCCTGGACGGAGGGGGCCACGACAACGTAACAGTGGCCGTACTGCCGTTCCCGCTGTCGCCCGAGGGGGCAGGATCGGCCTGA
- a CDS encoding transporter substrate-binding domain-containing protein: MPAPAGPGASGPGGPGASGTGFGSVGRGPGGWGRGGGRPPPPSPPAAPAVPCVGDAPVTADGELSGFDIDLVRAVAKDILGDPGKVTYLAIPTSRRISALQTGKVDIVARTMTITCERIGQVAFSTAYFESGQQVMVPKGSPVTPWGPSPAARTRSRRWRTPLVRSVRT, encoded by the coding sequence ATGCCCGCCCCTGCGGGTCCCGGCGCTTCCGGGCCGGGTGGACCGGGGGCTTCCGGTACCGGGTTCGGCTCGGTGGGGCGGGGGCCGGGCGGGTGGGGCAGGGGGGGGGGGCGGCCCCCCCCCCCGTCCCCCCCCGCCGCACCCGCCGTGCCCTGCGTCGGAGACGCCCCCGTCACCGCCGACGGCGAGCTCAGCGGCTTCGACATCGACCTCGTACGGGCCGTCGCCAAGGACATCCTCGGCGACCCCGGCAAGGTCACCTATCTCGCGATCCCCACGAGCCGGCGCATATCCGCCCTGCAGACGGGCAAGGTGGACATCGTCGCCCGCACGATGACCATCACGTGCGAACGGATCGGACAAGTGGCGTTCTCCACCGCCTACTTCGAGTCCGGGCAGCAGGTGATGGTCCCCAAGGGGTCACCGGTGACCCCTTGGGGACCATCACCTGCTGCCCGGACTCGAAGTAGGCGGTGGAGAACGCCACTTGTCCGATCCGTTCGCACGTGA
- the melC2 gene encoding tyrosinase MelC2, with amino-acid sequence MAVRKNQANLTATEKRNFVNAVLELKRTGVYDGFVRTHNEFIMSDTDNGDRVGHRSPSFLPWHRRFLIQFEQELQKIDSSVTLPYWDWTVDRTANASIFGADFMGGNGRSRDAQVTTGPFAYSTGKWTINVSVDNRNFLQREIGAAGTLPTRAQVDAVLAMPVYDTAPWNSASEGSFRNYLEGWRGAGRVHNNVHVWMGGQMATGVSPNDPVFWLHHAHIDKLWSDWQRMHPQSAYLPAAGTTNVVDLNDTMRPWNNVTPAQMLDHSSYYTYA; translated from the coding sequence ATGGCAGTGCGCAAGAACCAGGCGAACCTGACCGCCACCGAGAAGCGCAACTTCGTCAACGCCGTGCTGGAGCTCAAGCGCACCGGTGTGTACGACGGCTTCGTCCGGACGCACAACGAGTTCATCATGAGCGACACCGACAACGGCGACCGCGTCGGTCACCGCTCCCCCTCCTTCCTCCCCTGGCACCGCCGCTTCCTGATCCAGTTCGAGCAGGAGCTGCAGAAGATCGACTCCTCGGTCACGCTGCCCTACTGGGACTGGACCGTCGACCGCACGGCCAACGCCTCGATCTTCGGCGCCGACTTCATGGGCGGCAACGGCCGCAGCCGTGACGCGCAGGTCACCACCGGCCCGTTCGCCTACTCCACGGGCAAGTGGACCATCAACGTCAGCGTCGACAACCGCAACTTCCTGCAGCGCGAGATCGGCGCCGCGGGCACGCTGCCCACGCGCGCCCAGGTGGACGCCGTCCTCGCCATGCCGGTCTACGACACGGCCCCGTGGAACAGCGCCTCCGAGGGCAGCTTCCGCAACTACCTCGAGGGCTGGCGCGGCGCGGGCCGCGTCCACAACAACGTCCACGTGTGGATGGGCGGCCAGATGGCCACCGGCGTCTCCCCCAACGACCCGGTCTTCTGGCTGCACCACGCCCACATCGACAAGCTGTGGTCCGACTGGCAGCGCATGCACCCGCAGTCCGCGTACCTGCCGGCCGCCGGCACCACGAACGTCGTCGACCTCAACGACACCATGCGTCCGTGGAACAACGTCACCCCGGCCCAGATGCTCGACCACAGCTCGTACTACACCTACGCGTAA
- the melC1 gene encoding apotyrosinase chaperone MelC1, whose product MSSNVSRRVVLRGTAAAAAGVALLATGAQAADHTGHTTDHTGHGGHGTGPAAFDEVYKGRRIVGKPVTGGHEAHHGGFAVTVDGKELHVMQNADGSWISVVNHYQVFDQPLALTRAAVDALRGATLVPIAMN is encoded by the coding sequence ATGTCGTCCAACGTCAGCCGACGCGTCGTGCTCAGAGGAACCGCCGCTGCCGCCGCCGGAGTGGCGCTGCTCGCCACCGGCGCGCAGGCGGCCGACCACACCGGTCACACCACCGACCACACCGGTCACGGCGGCCACGGCACCGGCCCCGCTGCGTTCGACGAGGTCTACAAGGGCCGTCGCATCGTCGGCAAGCCCGTGACGGGCGGCCACGAGGCCCACCACGGCGGCTTCGCCGTCACCGTGGACGGCAAGGAACTGCACGTCATGCAGAACGCCGACGGCTCCTGGATCAGCGTGGTGAACCACTACCAGGTCTTCGACCAGCCGCTCGCGCTCACCCGCGCCGCCGTCGACGCGCTCCGCGGCGCGACGCTCGTCCCGATCGCGATGAACTGA
- a CDS encoding N-acetylglucosamine kinase encodes MGVSGALLAVDAGNSKTDVVLAGPDGAVLGASRGGGFEPARTGVRQAVDGLAALVERAAAAAGAAAPPYAAHVSACLANCDLPVEEELLTAEIAARGWGRTVAVANDTFALLRAGLPDGGEPVGVAVVCGAGINCAGLGPGGRTARFPAIGRLSGDWGGGACLAEEALWAAARAADGRGGPTALAGALPAHFGLDGMPALIEALHLGRVAAERRHELVPVLFAVAAAGDAVARALVTRQAEEVVAMAAVALERLGLLGAAVPVVLGGGVLAARHPLLHEQVLALLASRAPQAVPLVVTAPPVLGAALLALDRAGAPATAHARLRAHYGDA; translated from the coding sequence GTGGGCGTGAGCGGCGCACTGCTCGCGGTCGACGCGGGCAACAGCAAGACGGACGTGGTGCTGGCGGGGCCGGACGGCGCCGTGCTCGGGGCCTCGCGCGGCGGGGGGTTCGAGCCGGCGCGGACGGGCGTGCGGCAGGCGGTGGACGGCCTGGCGGCGCTCGTGGAGCGGGCCGCCGCTGCCGCGGGGGCGGCCGCACCGCCGTACGCCGCCCACGTCAGCGCGTGCCTGGCCAACTGCGACCTGCCGGTGGAGGAGGAGCTGCTGACCGCGGAGATCGCCGCCCGCGGCTGGGGGCGGACGGTCGCCGTCGCCAACGACACCTTCGCGCTGCTGCGGGCGGGCCTGCCCGACGGGGGCGAGCCCGTGGGCGTCGCGGTGGTGTGCGGGGCGGGCATCAACTGCGCGGGGCTCGGGCCGGGCGGCCGTACGGCCCGCTTCCCCGCGATCGGGCGGCTCTCCGGCGACTGGGGCGGCGGCGCCTGCCTGGCGGAGGAGGCGCTCTGGGCGGCGGCGCGCGCCGCCGACGGCCGCGGCGGGCCGACCGCGCTGGCCGGCGCGCTGCCCGCGCACTTCGGCCTGGACGGCATGCCCGCGCTGATCGAGGCGCTGCACCTGGGCCGGGTGGCGGCGGAGCGGCGGCACGAGCTCGTACCGGTGCTGTTCGCGGTGGCGGCCGCGGGCGACGCGGTCGCCCGCGCCCTCGTGACCCGGCAGGCGGAGGAGGTCGTCGCCATGGCCGCGGTCGCACTGGAACGGCTGGGCCTGCTGGGAGCCGCGGTGCCGGTGGTGCTGGGCGGCGGGGTGCTCGCGGCCCGGCACCCGCTGCTGCACGAGCAGGTGCTGGCGCTGCTGGCGTCGCGGGCGCCGCAGGCGGTGCCGTTGGTGGTCACGGCGCCGCCGGTGCTGGGCGCGGCGCTGCTGGCGCTGGACCGCGCAGGGGCTCCGGCGACGGCTCACGCCCGGCTGCGGGCGCACTACGGCGACGCGTAG
- a CDS encoding 6-phospho-beta-glucosidase → MKLAVVGGGSTYTPELVDGFARLHDTLPVTELVLIDPDEERLELVGALARRILARQGHPGRVTWTADLDAGVDGADAVLLQLRVGGQAARQQDETWPLECGCVGQETTGAGGLAKALRTVPVVLDIAERVRRRSPDAWIVDFTNPVGIVTRALLAAGHRAVGLCNVAIGFQRKFARLLGVAPEEVALEHVGLNHLTWERSVTVGGEDVLPRLIAEHGDAVAADLRMPRSVLDRLGVVPSYYLRYFYGHDEVVRELRTKPSRAAEVAAMERKLLSLYADPALDEKPALLAKRGGAFYSEAAVALTASLLRDTGDVQVVNALNDGTLPFLPDDAVIEVPAAVDARGAHPLPVRPLEPLYAGLVANVTAYEHLALEAALEGGRDRVFRALLAHPLVGQFDHADRLTDALVAHNREHLAWA, encoded by the coding sequence GTGAAGCTCGCAGTAGTGGGTGGCGGATCCACCTACACCCCCGAACTCGTCGACGGCTTCGCGCGGTTGCACGACACGCTGCCGGTGACGGAGCTCGTCCTGATCGACCCGGACGAGGAGCGGCTGGAGCTGGTCGGCGCGCTGGCGCGGCGGATCCTCGCCCGGCAGGGCCACCCCGGCCGCGTCACCTGGACCGCGGACCTGGACGCGGGCGTGGACGGCGCGGACGCCGTGCTGCTCCAGCTGCGCGTGGGCGGCCAGGCGGCCCGGCAGCAGGACGAGACCTGGCCGCTGGAGTGCGGCTGCGTCGGCCAGGAGACCACCGGCGCGGGCGGGCTCGCCAAGGCGCTGCGCACGGTCCCGGTGGTGCTGGACATCGCCGAGCGGGTGCGGCGGCGCAGCCCGGACGCCTGGATCGTGGACTTCACCAACCCGGTCGGCATCGTGACGCGGGCGCTGCTGGCGGCCGGGCACCGGGCCGTGGGCCTGTGCAACGTGGCCATCGGCTTCCAGCGGAAGTTCGCCCGGCTGCTGGGGGTCGCCCCGGAGGAGGTGGCGCTGGAGCACGTGGGCCTCAACCACCTCACCTGGGAGCGGTCGGTGACGGTGGGCGGCGAGGACGTCCTGCCGCGGCTGATCGCCGAGCACGGCGACGCCGTAGCGGCCGACCTGCGCATGCCGCGCTCGGTGCTGGACCGCCTCGGCGTCGTCCCCTCCTACTACCTGCGCTACTTCTACGGGCACGACGAGGTCGTCCGGGAGCTGCGCACCAAGCCCTCGCGGGCCGCCGAGGTGGCCGCGATGGAGCGGAAGCTGCTGTCCCTGTACGCCGATCCCGCGCTGGACGAGAAACCCGCGCTGCTGGCGAAGCGCGGCGGCGCCTTCTACTCGGAGGCGGCGGTCGCCCTGACCGCGTCGCTGCTGCGGGACACCGGGGACGTCCAGGTCGTCAACGCCCTCAACGACGGCACGCTGCCCTTCCTGCCCGACGACGCGGTGATCGAGGTGCCGGCGGCGGTGGACGCGAGGGGCGCGCACCCCCTGCCCGTACGCCCGCTGGAGCCGCTGTACGCCGGGCTGGTCGCGAACGTCACGGCGTACGAGCACCTGGCGCTGGAGGCCGCGCTCGAGGGGGGCCGCGACCGGGTCTTCCGGGCGCTGCTCGCGCACCCGCTGGTCGGGCAGTTCGACCACGCCGACCGGCTGACCGACGCCCTCGTCGCGCACAACCGGGAGCACCTCGCGTGGGCGTGA